The window CGCGTAGTTTCGACTCCGCATCAGCGCGGAGTCTTCGACGACTACTGACCGATCGCGCTCGCCGTGGTGCGACTCAGATCGCGAACTTTGAGCGCATCGATTCGCACCACATTGCCAGCCGTGATCAGAGTCGGCTTTTTCAAAGTAGGAACCGCATCGGAGGCGACGTCGCGCAGTTCGCTGGGACTGCCGGACCAACTGACCCACGGCTGACCATCGACGCTCACGGCCAATGAAGCGTTGTCCTTTTGCTGACGAACTTGCACCTCGAGGCGGGCTGTACGATTCGACGGCAGCGTCTGTTCGTTGACCGAAACATTGCCCGGCATCGGGCCGCCGCCCATATCCTGCAGCGTGGTCTTTTGCTCGGCGCCGCTCTTCGGCAGCACCGCGATGCTGCAACGATCTTCGACCGGCAGCGTCAGCTTCAACGGACCATCTCCCTCGACCCAATGCAGATCGACGAGCAGGTCGTAGTTCTTCAAGCCATCGGGGCCGAGGCCGAGCCAGGAGTCTTCGACGGTTTCGTTTTGCCAGCTCGAGTCATCGACGATTTGCCAGTTTCCCTTGCCGGCGTAGCGGGCCGGTTCGAGATCGTCCGACATCAGATTGTCCCAGCTCAGGCCGGTGTCGCGGCGAGCAAACAGGGCTTCGTACTGGCCGTGACTGCGGGCGATCGCAAAGGTATCGAGGGCGTGGTCGGAAATCGCCAGATCGCAAACCGTTCCCCGCCAGGCTCGCCGGCCGTTGGCATCGGCGCCGATGCTGAGCGCACCGGGCGACCAATCGAGGCCAGGCTTTAAACCGCTGATGCGGCTCTTTTCCACGCCTTGCACATAACCGGTCAGCGTCGAACCGTCGTAGCTCACCGCGATGTGCGTGGCATGGTCGGCTTTCACTTTGCCGAGCTTGAGTTCCACCGGCGGTTCGTTCGGGCTGGTCCACAGTTCAAAGACGAATTCATTTTTGCGCTGCAGCATGCGGAAACTGGCCTGATTGCTCTGATCGCCGAGGCCGAAGATGCGCGCGTCATTCGCGCGATTGGAATCGGGCATGATGATGGCTTCGATGGTGAAGGCTTTGTGCTGGCGAATGTTCTCGACCAGATCGTCGCCGGCTTCCCAGGAATAGAGACTGCCGCCGTTGAGGTTGTAGACGTTCACACCCTCGACGAATTGGGCTGGGCCGCGCACTTCGAGCTTCGTGATCAGCTCTTCGGTCTTGTTTGCCGGATTGCGCACCAGGGGCACGTTGTTCACGCCCCACAGCGAAAACAGCAACTGCTGCGGCGCATCGGGCCATTGCAGTTCGCGCAAGACCAGACCTTGATTGTCGGCGACGGCGGATTCGTTGGCGGCGACGCTGGCCTGTTGATCGCCGGTCGTCCGCACAAAGGAGACTTTGCCTTCGGTCACATCGAGACGGGTTGTCTCTGGCGAAACAATCAGGCGAAACTGGGTGCCGATGACGATGGCTTTGGCTTGCGGAGTTTCGAAGACCATCGGGCCCAGGTCTCGCTGGGGCGCGACATTGGCCAGGACTTCACCTTGCAGCAGGTGGACTTGTTTGGCGCGGCTTTTCCGCTCGGCGACCAGTTCGAACTTGGTCACCTGCGAAGCGCTGCCGAACTGGGCCGTGGTCTTGTCACGATACTCGATCAGTAGCGTGCTACCGGCGGGAACTTCCATCATCGAACCGGTCGAAATCTTATCGCCACCGTGCAACGACCGGCTGCCAACCAACGCATTGCCGGAAAGGTTGCGAACTTCGGCTACCTGACGAGGGAGCAGCGGCAGAAACGATTGCACCAGTACGGCGACCAGCGCCGCGCAAGCTGCCGCCACGCCGAGGGCTGCAACCATCCAACCGGGATTGCGGCGTTTGGACTCGTTCAACTCAACTTTGCTGACGGCGCCCGAAACCTGCGTGTAGATCTGCACTTCATTTTCGAAATCGCCGATCCGCTGACCGACCTGGGCGAGAAAATTCCGCCGATCCACGGCCAACTTTTGCGCGAGCAGATCGTCGAGGATGAGCTGCGAACGAACTTCCACGGCAAGGGCTGGTTGCGCGCGCAGGGCTTCGATCAACTGATCGAGCTCTTCGGCTTCCAGGCTCGTTCGATCCTCGACAAAGCGCTTCATCAGCTGGTCGATATGCGGCGACCGTTCGCGCGCTGGATTGACTGGTTGATTCTGGCCGTCACTCATAACTATATCCAATTCCTTTTCCGAATCCCCAGTTCCCGTTTACGGGCTCTCTGCTGCCAGGCTGCTGGCAATGCACAGCTTCAGGCTGTTGCGGATTCGGAACAACGCCACGCGGATCGCCTCGGCGGTGCTGCTCAACATTTCCGCAATCGACTGACTGGGCAATTCCTTCTCGTATCGCAATTCAAGTAACCGCCGGCTCTCTTCCGGCAGCTGATCGTAACAACCATCGAGTGCCCGCCGGATCGGCCCTTCGGCCAAGCCGGGCGAACTGTCTTGTTCCGCTTGGATCAAAATCTCCACCATCGCTTCGCGCTGCAGCCGCTGCCGCCGACCCTGCTTCCGGAAATAATTCAGGCACAGGTTGCGAGCGATTCCCTTCAGCCATTGCTTCGGATGCACACCCTCAGGGATGTTGTTGCTGAACCGGTACAGTTCGACATAAACGTCCTGAGCCACATCGTCCACGTCGTGCCGGGGCACACCCATGCCCGCGATGTAAGCGCGGATATGCGGATGCGTCTCACGGACGATCACGTCGAAGTCCAACTCAGGCCCGCTGAAATCGCCGCCAACGGATTCAGCAGTGCTGTCAGTTTCCAGGGAGTTCAATCCGGCCGACGAATCGGCCTCGGGCATTCGCTGTTCTTCCGCCATCGCCTCTGCTCCGGAATGCCTTCAAAGATAAGTGGTCGTTGACCTTCCCTCATGTTACACCGCTGGCCGACCTTAGCCGACTATGTGGGCGTTTATCTGATCCGTCCTTGAAAGAGGGGCAGTTATAGCGGTTGCGCAGATTTTAAATGATCCTTAAGCCCCTGACCGCGGCCCAAATTTGGCCGCTGAGGATTTCGCCACAACTCATTTTCTGGGAAGCGGTTAGGTCGCCATCGCCAAAATCGTTTTTACAACCTCGATAGAACACCGCCATAACCCAGCGAACTTACTTCGCGCGCGAACCGTTAAACTCTGGAAATAGCCTTTTCCTCTTTTCTCCAGGACTATCACCATGTCGAACCGAATTCTGGCCTCTGTGCTGACTGGCTTGCTGCTGACCGCTGCCTGGAACTGTCACGCCCAAGGTCCCGAACTGGCCAAGCCGACCAAAGAGCACGAACTGCTAGCCCAGTTTGCCGGCGAATGGAACTGCACCGCCGAGACTGTTCCGGCGCCGGGGCAGGAACCGTTCAAATGCGAAGGAACCGAGTCGGCCAAGATGGTCGGCGGCCTGTGGCTCGTCAGCGAAGGGAAAGCCAGCCCCGGTGGCATGCCCGTCACCAGCCAACTGACGGTCGGCTACAACGTGGCCAGCAAAAAGTACGTCGGCAACTTCTTCTGCACGGCCGACACCACGCTCTGGCAATACACTGGCTCGATGGACGACTCCGGTAAAAAGCTGACCCTGCTGACCGAAGGCCCATCGCCGCTCGATCCCACCAAGCGAGCCAAGTTTCGCGAAACGTTGGAGCTGAAGGACAAGGACCTCAAGACCTTCACTTCGGAAATGCAAAACGAAGACGGCAGCTGGCTGACGTTCGTGAAAATGGAATATCGGCGGAAGAAGTAACCGCTGCGCAGCAGCTCACTCCGTAGGACGGACCAGCGGTCCGTCCAGGTGCGGGTACCAAGCCGATTTTATGCACTCGCTGCTCTTGGACGGACCATTGGTTCCATCCTACATGGAGAATGCTCAAAAATAAATATTGACGCATCAGACAGCTCCGATACGATAACGGCTGGATACCAGTAGTTCTGAGTTTGGAAGTTTTGAGTCTGAGACAGGAGAGGTAGCGCTTCAATCTCCTGTCTCAGAACTCAGAACTTCCAACTCAAAACTTCCTCCCCCCTCCCCGGAGCCCTCGCCATGCTCGAACTTGCTTCCCGCCGGTTGTATCGCGATTGTGAAGGCCCTGTTCATGCCAACACGGCTCGCCGCGATTTTCTGAAGGTTGGTTCACTCGGCTTGGCTGCGATGGGGCTTGGCGCGTTGACGCTGCCGAACTTGCTCGCGGCCCGAGCGGCTGCGGCAGCGAGTAATCAGCGAGTAAAGGACACTTCGGTCGTTTGGCTGTGGCTCGGCGGCGGGGCAACGCACGTCGAAACCTTCGATCCCAAGATGACAGCGCCGTCGGAATATCGCAGCACGACCGGCGAAGTGGCAACAAATCTGCCGGGCGTCACCATTGGCGGCACTTTGCCGAAGATCGCCGGTGTCGCCGACAAGATGGCCTTCGTGCGGTCGTTTGCGCACACCAACAGCGGTCACGGCGGCGGCACGCACTATGTGATGACCGGCTACGACAACCGCAAGGTCGACAATGGCGGTGTGCCCGATCGGCCTGGATATGGTTCGATCCTGGCTCGCAGCCGCGGCGCGAGCAACGCGACGACCGGCATTCCCACGTACGTTCGCATGGGCGCAATCAATCAAGGTGGCGGCCCGGCGTTTCTCGGCGGCGCGTATGGTCCGTTCGATCAAGAAGGTCAGGCTCGCAAGAACATGACTCTTTCGGTCCCCGAAGCGCGGATGGCCGATCGGCGGAACTTGCTCAGTTCGCTCGATGCAGCACAGCGACAGTTCGAAGCCAGTGCCGACATGGCGAGCAAATCGAAATTCGAAGAGCAAGCCTTCGAACTGATGTTCGGCGCTGCAGCCAAGGCGTTTGACACGTCGAAAGAAAACGCCAAGACGCGCGAAGCCTACGGTTCCGATCTCGGTCAAAGGATGCTCGCCGCGCGCCGCTTGTGCGAAGCAGGTTGCGGCTTTGTGACGATTTCTTACGGCGGCTGGGATATGCACGGCAACATCGAAAACGCGATGAAGCAACGCAGCCCGCAACTCGACCGTGCTGTATCAGCATTTGTCGAAGATGTGGCTCAGCGCGGCCTGAGCGAAAAGATCCTGCTGGTCATCAGCGGCGAGTTTGGTCGCACGCCGCGTGTGAATAAGAACGGCGGTCGCGATCACTGGGCTCCGCTCAGCACGCTTGCGCTCGCCGGCGGTGGTTTGAAAATGGGGCAAGTCGTCGGTGACTCAGCAGCCAAGGTCGACGTTCCCAGCACGCAGCCGATTCGTCCGCAGGACCTGATGGCCACGCTGTTCCATGTGCTCGGCCTCGATCCGCAATTGCAATTCACCAACCCCGCTGGTCGACCGACTTACATGTTGGACAAAGGGAAGCCGATCGCTGAGCTTGTGTAGTTCTGCTAGCAGCGCAGCATTACAATCACCGACGAAATTTTCGCCGGGGTATAGCTTAAAATTTCCGTTTCGTTACATTCACGCACCATAGAGCAGACTCCGGTCGGCCGCACGCAATGACGCGTGGAACGACCCTTAGGCATGGAGTGGCCTGATCAAGCGTGGATTGACTCGATACCGGAGCAAACGAAGGGCGGCTAGTAAGCCGCCTTTTGTTTTTCTTGTGAACCGATTGCTGTCGAACCCATTGTCGTCGATCCACTCCGTGGTCGATGAATGGAGGCAAACTCACCGCGCGCCGCCGAAAGAGCTCCCGCGATTGTCGGCGTGTTTGGCGAGTGGAGATTGTAGCGCGCTCGGTCGGAGATGAACGCAGAAGCAAAGTTCGCTGCCGAGTCGGCGCGCCAAAGACGGAACTGCGCGGAGCTCGTTCCTGCGCCCGTGGTGAGTTAACCTCCGGCCATCTTTCGCGGAGCGAAAGACGACAATGGTTACTTTCCGGGGCGGCCGCTTTCCATTTCGTCGATGTAGCAGCGGAGGCGTTCGAGTTCGTCGACGACGTCCTTGTGCTTTAGCATTAGTTGCACGCGCTGCAGCAGCTCGGTTTTGTTGACCGGTTTGCTGACGAAGTCGTCGGTGCCGGCCTTCACGCCGCGTTCGATGTCGCCTGCTTCGTTGAGGGCGGTGACCATGAGGATCATGATTCGCCGCGTGGCTGCATCGGCCCGCAACTTCTGACAGACCTCGAAGCCGTTCAGTTTCGGCATCATGACGTCGAGCAGGATCAAGTCAGGCTGAAAGGACTTGACCTTGGCGAGCGTGTCTTGGCCGTCGACGGCAATGTCGGTGACGCAATCGACTGTGGCCAAGTAGGCCTCGAGCAATTCGCGGTTGGCTTGGTTGTCGTCAGCGATCAGGATTTTATTTTTCGCGGGCATTGTTGCTAGCACGGCGTGTGAGGAAGTTTGCGTCATTCTAATGGGCAACTGCCACGCCGAAAACGGGCCCGTTATTTGGCCGGGGCTTCGACCACCTCAAACGCATTTCCCTTCACCTTCCGCAGTTCGTCGTGCAGCACGGGAATTCGTTCGTCAGGCGCGCAGCTCAGCGCCCATTCGATGCCGTTGTCGGCGACAAGCATGCCGTGCTTTTTCAAGGCTTTGAGAATGACTTGCACCGGCGAGCTGAACTTGCTGATGTCGTAATCGGCGCGCAGTCGCAGGCGCTCGCCCATCCGCGGCAGATTGGGGTCGGTCTTGCGACTGGCGTAGTGCGTGGCCGGTGAGACATAGGCTTTACGCGAGTTGCGAACCGTCACACGCAGTGCATGGTTGATCTCGCCGGCTTGCAGTTCGTCGTGGCGAATGATGGAGGGAAAAATCGGCAAGCCGGCCGCATCGGAGCTCGTCCAACCGTCGGGGCGAAGTTTATTCGACTTCAGATCAAAGGTCGCTTCGCACGCACAATGCCAACCCTTGTCTGTCTTTTTCATTTGATAGAACTCGTAGAGCATCATCGCCTGCGGATCAACGACGATGGCATGACGGTCGCCACCTTGCTTGATCTTGTCGCGCTGCACATCATCGAGCGTGAGCTTCTTCAATTCGTCGTCGCGTTTGAAATTCGCCGGCCAACCTTCGATGGGGATGCTGGCCGGAATCGGGAACGGCCCTTTGTCGGATTCGTCGGGATATTCAACGACGGCGATATCGATCTTCGCTTGATTCGGCGGCACGAGCACAAACGCCATGTCGGGGTTGTAACGCAACGGCTTGTCGTTGCCGATCGAAGCGACAATGGCAGCGCTATTCTTGGCAACCGGCCAGGCGCTGATGTCTGCATTCCAAGGATTGTCCTTGGGAAAGATTTGCATCTTGCTGACGATGGCGTCGGCTTCTTTGGTATTGAAGAGAACCGGCTCGGTGAGCTGTTGAGCGAAGACCGGGGAGGCGAGTAATGCGATGGCGAGGCAGAGGTAACGCATGATGACTCCGGTAATTAAGACGGCGGGAAGTTCTAGCGGCCGTGAATGACCGGATCGACGTTCCATCGTCGGCCATCCTGCTGGTGCTGGACTTCGATCATCGGTACGAGATTTTCGCGTGGAGTAAGCTTCAGCGTAACTGGGAGCACGGCGGAGGTTATCGGTTTGCCTTCTGGTAACACCGAAACACCTACGGCAACGAGCTGCCCATTTTCGAGTCGCAGTAGGCTGAGTTTCCATGGATCCCGATCGATGACGAGCAATTCTCGTGTTTGGACAGCGGCGTAGAAATCAAGCTTGTCCCAAGTACGATCATGTTTGCTGGCCACTTCGACCGCGAAGTCTGGACCGCCCATCCAGTGTGTCAGTAGGTTCTTCGCAGAATTTGAACGGAAATAAACGGCGACATCGGGTTCGATTTCCAGTCAGCCTCTTGGTCACTAACATTGCAACCCGCCATAACAGCTGCGCCCGTGCCTTCGCAGACGACTCGCAAAAAATGCGCGAGTTCGAAAGAGACGAATTGATGTTCGTTGTTCGCCAGCGGCGCCATGATGTAAACTCCGTCCCAAACTTCATCAAAACGATCGAGGCCGAGTTTACGTCGCTGGGCGATGGCTTGAGCTTCAAATTCGGTATCGAGAATTAGGGTGGTCATGGCAAACCTGCGGGATGAGTTGTTTCGCGCTCTGTCATTCTATTCGACCTACTCGCGCAATGCCTTCTTGCCACTCACGAACGGGCTGCCCCGTTCGTAGAAGCGCAGTTGTAGATCATGGGCGCTCGTCACGCCAATTCTTGTAGAGATGCCGATCTCGAATTCGCGCGCGCTCTTCGCTGGTGCTTCGCGGGCTATCCAAACGGATTCACCAAGCGTGAGATCGACGCCGTCCTGATCCTTGGTTACATCGAGAGCCTGACACAAGCGCGCCGGGCCGCGGGCCAGATCGTGAGCGGTGGAGAGTGGTCGCCGCGCTTGCATGAGTTCCACGCCGAATAGCGGTTCGATGGCACGGATCAGCACTGCGCTCGCGCAGCCGGCGGGTTCGGTTACGGCGTTGAGGCACCACTTGGCGTGAATCGAATAGACATAGAGATGACCAGGTGGCCCGAACATCGAGGCATTCCGTTTTGTCTTCCCTTTCGCTGCATGGCAGGCCGAATCGCCGGCGGCGAGATAGGCTTCGGTTTCCACAATCCGCCCGCCGCACAGGCCCAGGCGGGACTGGTGGAGCAGCAGTTTGCCGACCAAGTCGGGCGCCACGAGCTGCGGTGGGCGGTTGAAGAAGGTTCGGGAGAGTATCTTCACAGTGCCGCTCCGGCTAACTGTCCAATGGTTCACAAATGTTAAACTGGCGCGTTTCGGCAATGCTGGCAGCTAGCACGCTAGCGATAGCAAAGATTTCGGGAAGGTATTTGGAAAATTCTGTGTCAGGCCGCTGGCAGAGCCCCCACTCCAGAGCCAAATCCCAAGTCGTTAGCAAACAACCAGTTGTGGCATATCCTAAGTTCTCGACAAGTTTTCCACGATTCAGGCAGCGTAGCCGAAGTCCAATTCGGGTAAGCATCTGCGCGCCGAAAACGGCAAGCGATTGACGCGCCCTATGGGATCCGTAAGATGCCCCGAGCCACTAAGCATTGTGGCAGCACTTTCGACACCTACAATGGATGGTATGGGAGCCCCGCATACCTGCCGGGCATCGCTTTTCATGCGAATTGGCTAAGACAGCCCTTTCTAAGGAAAGTTGCGAGTGCATTTGGACGATTTTCTCATTCAGGCTCGACACTGGACACTTGTTTAGTAGCATGATGCTGTCGGCCCGCTGTTTTGCTTCTTCACGGCAACAACGCGCGGCTGCGCATCCCCTAATTCTCAGCAAGGAGCTGACTTGATGGCGACCGCGTCTTCCCCTCGTTCTCGCGCTGCCCGCACTCGCAACGGCGCCCGCACCCTGGCCGCAGGGCTGCAGGTGGAGCCCCTCTTTTGTCCCACGACCGTCGACAGCCCGTTCGACACCGTGGCTTGGACGCTGCGCAGCGCCCAGATCAAGGACGAAAGCGGCAAGCTGATGTTCGAGCAGAAGGACGTCGAGATCCCCGAGAACTGGACGCAGCTGGCCACCAACGTCATTGTCAGCAAGTATTTCTACGGCGAGAACGGCACTAAGGAACGGGAAAAGAGCGTCAAGCAACTGATCAACCGCGTCACGCGCACGATCACTGATTGGGGCATCGCCGACGGTTACTTCGCATCGGCCGAGGACGGCGAGAATTTCTATCGCGAGCTGACCTGGCTCTGCTTGAATCAGCACGGTGCGTTCAACTCGCCGGTGTGGTTCAACGTCGGCCTGCACCACATGTATGGCGTGAGCGGGGCCAAGTGCAACTGGCACTGGAACGCCGAAACGCTGGAAGTCGAACAGCCTGAGAATCCCTACGAGTTTCCGCAGGGCTCGGCGTGCTTCATTCAAAGCGTCGACGACAATATGGAAGCCATCATGCGCCTCGCCACCAGCGAAGCCATGCTCTTCAAGTTCGGCAGCGGCACGGGCACCGACCTGTCGACGCTTCGTTCGCACCGCGAAAAGCTGAGCGGCGGCGGAAAGCCGTCGGGTCCGTTGTCGTTCATGCGGGTGTACGACCAAATCGCTGCCGTGGTGAAGAGCGGCGGCAAGACTCGTCGCGCTGCCAAGATGCAATCGCTCAAGGTCTGGCACCCAGACATTCTCGATTTCATCGAGTGCAAGTGGAAGGAAGAGAAGAAGGCCCACTGCCTGATCGAAAAGGGTGGTTACGAAGCCAACTTCAACGGCGAAGCTTACAGCAGCATTCTCTTTCAGAATGCGAATCTCTCGGTCCGCTTGACCGACGAATTCATGCAGGCCGTGGAAAAGGATCAACAGTGGGCGACTCACTGGGTGACCGACCAAAAGACCGAAGGCCCGTCGTGGGAAGCCAAGTGGCTGCTCAATCGGATGGCCGAGTGCGCCTGGCAGTGCGGCGATCCTGGCGTACAATACGACACGACGATTAATCGTTGGCACACCTGCCCGAACAGCGGCCGGATTAACGCCAGCAATCCGTGCAGCGAGTACATGTTCCTCGACGACACGGCTTGCAACCTGGCCAGCATCAACCTGATGAAGTTCCGTCAGCCCGATGGCTCGTTCGACGTCGAACGTTTTCAAGCCGCTTGCCGGTTGTATTTCATCGCGCAGGAAATCCTGGTCGATCACGCCAGCTATCCCACGGCTGACATTGCTCGCAACAGCCACATGTTCCGCCCGCTGGGTCTCGGCTACTCGAACCTCGGCAGCCTGATCATGGCTGAAGGTCACGCTTACGATTCGGAAGCGGCTTATGGTTTGTGCGGTTCGATCACCGCGTTGCTGCACGGCTCGGCCAATCTGACCAGCGCCGAAATGGCTGGCGTGATGGGGCCGTTCGAAGGCTTTGCTTTGAATCGCGAGCCAATGCTTCGCGTCATGCAAATGCACCGCGACGCTGTCGAGAAGATCAACGATGCTGGTCCACAGAACCTGAAGGAAGCGGCCCGCGACTTGTGGGACGACGTTCTCGCTCTCGGTCGCAAGGCCGGGTTCCGCAATGCTCAAGCCACCGTGCTCGCGCCGACCGGCACGATCAGCTTCATGATGGATTGCGACACGACGGGCATCGAACCCGACATCGCCCTGGTGAAGTACAAGCAACTCGCCGGCGGCGGCATGCTGAAGATTCTCAACAACACGGTGCCGCTCGCCCTCGGCAAGCTCGGCTACGACGATCCGCAGATCAAGGCGATCTGCGAATACATCGATAAGAACGACACCATCGAAGGCGCGCCGGCCCTCGCCGAAGAGCACCTCGCCGTGTTCGACTGTGCGTTCAAGCCCGCCAGTGGTGTGCGGAGCATCAACTGGAAGGCTCACGTTCGCATGATGGCGGCTGCTCAGCCGTTCCTCAGTGGGGCGATCAGCAAGACGGTGAACATGCCGACCGATGTCACTCCGCAGGACATCGCCGATTGCTACTTCTGGGG is drawn from Anatilimnocola floriformis and contains these coding sequences:
- a CDS encoding DUF1579 domain-containing protein; protein product: MSNRILASVLTGLLLTAAWNCHAQGPELAKPTKEHELLAQFAGEWNCTAETVPAPGQEPFKCEGTESAKMVGGLWLVSEGKASPGGMPVTSQLTVGYNVASKKYVGNFFCTADTTLWQYTGSMDDSGKKLTLLTEGPSPLDPTKRAKFRETLELKDKDLKTFTSEMQNEDGSWLTFVKMEYRRKK
- a CDS encoding sigma-70 family RNA polymerase sigma factor: MAEEQRMPEADSSAGLNSLETDSTAESVGGDFSGPELDFDVIVRETHPHIRAYIAGMGVPRHDVDDVAQDVYVELYRFSNNIPEGVHPKQWLKGIARNLCLNYFRKQGRRQRLQREAMVEILIQAEQDSSPGLAEGPIRRALDGCYDQLPEESRRLLELRYEKELPSQSIAEMLSSTAEAIRVALFRIRNSLKLCIASSLAAESP
- a CDS encoding Uma2 family endonuclease yields the protein MEIEPDVAVYFRSNSAKNLLTHWMGGPDFAVEVASKHDRTWDKLDFYAAVQTRELLVIDRDPWKLSLLRLENGQLVAVGVSVLPEGKPITSAVLPVTLKLTPRENLVPMIEVQHQQDGRRWNVDPVIHGR
- a CDS encoding vitamin B12-dependent ribonucleotide reductase — translated: MATASSPRSRAARTRNGARTLAAGLQVEPLFCPTTVDSPFDTVAWTLRSAQIKDESGKLMFEQKDVEIPENWTQLATNVIVSKYFYGENGTKEREKSVKQLINRVTRTITDWGIADGYFASAEDGENFYRELTWLCLNQHGAFNSPVWFNVGLHHMYGVSGAKCNWHWNAETLEVEQPENPYEFPQGSACFIQSVDDNMEAIMRLATSEAMLFKFGSGTGTDLSTLRSHREKLSGGGKPSGPLSFMRVYDQIAAVVKSGGKTRRAAKMQSLKVWHPDILDFIECKWKEEKKAHCLIEKGGYEANFNGEAYSSILFQNANLSVRLTDEFMQAVEKDQQWATHWVTDQKTEGPSWEAKWLLNRMAECAWQCGDPGVQYDTTINRWHTCPNSGRINASNPCSEYMFLDDTACNLASINLMKFRQPDGSFDVERFQAACRLYFIAQEILVDHASYPTADIARNSHMFRPLGLGYSNLGSLIMAEGHAYDSEAAYGLCGSITALLHGSANLTSAEMAGVMGPFEGFALNREPMLRVMQMHRDAVEKINDAGPQNLKEAARDLWDDVLALGRKAGFRNAQATVLAPTGTISFMMDCDTTGIEPDIALVKYKQLAGGGMLKILNNTVPLALGKLGYDDPQIKAICEYIDKNDTIEGAPALAEEHLAVFDCAFKPASGVRSINWKAHVRMMAAAQPFLSGAISKTVNMPTDVTPQDIADCYFWGWQLELKALAIYRDGSKQSQPLNTSSSDKKDVVERIVYQPRRERLPDTRQSITHKFNVGGHEGYINVGMFPDGRPGELFITMAKEGSTVGGMMDAFGTSISIALQYGVPVDALVNKFSHMRFEPMGHTTNPDIRIAKSVVDYIFRWMGMQFLAGFREASRGELPSQGESAEKPVAPAPVASIPAAKPAAPVAKAPEKVAEKPATNGTNGTNGANGTNGHSTPAKPKIDLEVLERAGLSIKGKETGGNVRNEQFARFQLDAPSCDNCGSITVRNGNCYLCHNCGNSMGCS
- a CDS encoding DUF1501 domain-containing protein produces the protein MLELASRRLYRDCEGPVHANTARRDFLKVGSLGLAAMGLGALTLPNLLAARAAAAASNQRVKDTSVVWLWLGGGATHVETFDPKMTAPSEYRSTTGEVATNLPGVTIGGTLPKIAGVADKMAFVRSFAHTNSGHGGGTHYVMTGYDNRKVDNGGVPDRPGYGSILARSRGASNATTGIPTYVRMGAINQGGGPAFLGGAYGPFDQEGQARKNMTLSVPEARMADRRNLLSSLDAAQRQFEASADMASKSKFEEQAFELMFGAAAKAFDTSKENAKTREAYGSDLGQRMLAARRLCEAGCGFVTISYGGWDMHGNIENAMKQRSPQLDRAVSAFVEDVAQRGLSEKILLVISGEFGRTPRVNKNGGRDHWAPLSTLALAGGGLKMGQVVGDSAAKVDVPSTQPIRPQDLMATLFHVLGLDPQLQFTNPAGRPTYMLDKGKPIAELV
- a CDS encoding response regulator — its product is MPAKNKILIADDNQANRELLEAYLATVDCVTDIAVDGQDTLAKVKSFQPDLILLDVMMPKLNGFEVCQKLRADAATRRIMILMVTALNEAGDIERGVKAGTDDFVSKPVNKTELLQRVQLMLKHKDVVDELERLRCYIDEMESGRPGK
- a CDS encoding LamG-like jellyroll fold domain-containing protein: MSDGQNQPVNPARERSPHIDQLMKRFVEDRTSLEAEELDQLIEALRAQPALAVEVRSQLILDDLLAQKLAVDRRNFLAQVGQRIGDFENEVQIYTQVSGAVSKVELNESKRRNPGWMVAALGVAAACAALVAVLVQSFLPLLPRQVAEVRNLSGNALVGSRSLHGGDKISTGSMMEVPAGSTLLIEYRDKTTAQFGSASQVTKFELVAERKSRAKQVHLLQGEVLANVAPQRDLGPMVFETPQAKAIVIGTQFRLIVSPETTRLDVTEGKVSFVRTTGDQQASVAANESAVADNQGLVLRELQWPDAPQQLLFSLWGVNNVPLVRNPANKTEELITKLEVRGPAQFVEGVNVYNLNGGSLYSWEAGDDLVENIRQHKAFTIEAIIMPDSNRANDARIFGLGDQSNQASFRMLQRKNEFVFELWTSPNEPPVELKLGKVKADHATHIAVSYDGSTLTGYVQGVEKSRISGLKPGLDWSPGALSIGADANGRRAWRGTVCDLAISDHALDTFAIARSHGQYEALFARRDTGLSWDNLMSDDLEPARYAGKGNWQIVDDSSWQNETVEDSWLGLGPDGLKNYDLLVDLHWVEGDGPLKLTLPVEDRCSIAVLPKSGAEQKTTLQDMGGGPMPGNVSVNEQTLPSNRTARLEVQVRQQKDNASLAVSVDGQPWVSWSGSPSELRDVASDAVPTLKKPTLITAGNVVRIDALKVRDLSRTTASAIGQ
- a CDS encoding DNA-3-methyladenine glycosylase codes for the protein MKILSRTFFNRPPQLVAPDLVGKLLLHQSRLGLCGGRIVETEAYLAAGDSACHAAKGKTKRNASMFGPPGHLYVYSIHAKWCLNAVTEPAGCASAVLIRAIEPLFGVELMQARRPLSTAHDLARGPARLCQALDVTKDQDGVDLTLGESVWIAREAPAKSAREFEIGISTRIGVTSAHDLQLRFYERGSPFVSGKKALRE